The following proteins come from a genomic window of Brevibacillus antibioticus:
- a CDS encoding thiopeptide-type bacteriocin biosynthesis protein yields MHEWLYYKIYSERNNHFDVMIKEIVAPACNLLVQHKIHPAKWFFIRYVDYTGYHLRVRFKISTQGLDQATKVLESYFSEMIPCVLKMDVVPPRSLIPVQQDHNKKNAESPGTIELAVYEPEISKYGGSEGVSKAEPIFQQSSELVVNSIEDIIVGQIDRYLLGLAIMKLKLDTLFLHDEKEELLFLQHYLFYWTGAKYSASGQQLAKKFLELTIKKVKAIESDMTELLPIVNRTYISLVASTIEQVLKISHKSKVELLFHYIHMMNNRLGITPLEEAYLAAILINMKIDK; encoded by the coding sequence ATGCATGAATGGTTGTATTATAAGATATATAGCGAGAGAAATAATCACTTTGATGTGATGATAAAGGAGATTGTAGCACCAGCATGTAATCTACTTGTGCAGCATAAAATTCATCCAGCTAAATGGTTTTTTATCCGCTATGTTGATTATACTGGTTATCATTTGAGGGTGCGATTTAAAATCTCTACCCAAGGTTTAGATCAAGCAACAAAGGTATTAGAGAGCTATTTTTCAGAAATGATACCATGTGTGCTAAAAATGGATGTGGTGCCGCCTAGGTCATTAATTCCTGTTCAACAAGATCATAATAAAAAGAATGCTGAAAGTCCAGGAACAATTGAGTTAGCTGTTTATGAACCTGAAATTTCGAAATATGGCGGCAGTGAAGGAGTTTCAAAAGCAGAACCCATTTTTCAGCAGTCTAGCGAACTGGTGGTAAATTCGATAGAAGATATTATAGTTGGCCAGATAGATCGTTATTTGCTAGGGTTGGCAATTATGAAGTTAAAGCTTGATACATTATTTCTGCATGATGAGAAAGAAGAACTTCTATTTTTGCAGCACTATTTATTTTATTGGACAGGTGCGAAGTATTCTGCTAGTGGACAACAGTTAGCTAAAAAGTTTCTAGAATTAACTATTAAAAAAGTAAAAGCAATTGAGAGTGATATGACTGAATTGCTACCAATCGTAAATCGCACATATATATCCCTAGTAGCTTCCACAATTGAGCAGGTGTTGAAGATATCACATAAATCAAAAGTGGAGCTATTATTTCATTATATACATATGATGAATAATAGATTAGGAATAACTCCTCTAGAAGAAGCATATTTGGCAGCTATTTTGATTAATATGAAAATAGACAAGTAG